The Watersipora subatra chromosome 1, tzWatSuba1.1, whole genome shotgun sequence genome has a window encoding:
- the LOC137390412 gene encoding uncharacterized protein: MRQYKYRYKYRFKYRYKYRYKYRYKYRYKYRYNYRFKYRYKYRYKYRFKYRYKYRYKHRYKYRYKYRYKYRYKYRYKYRYKYRYKYRYKYLYKYRFKYRYKYRYKYRYKYRYKHRYKYRYKYRYKYRYNYRYKYRFKYRYKYRYKYRYKYRYKYRYKYRYKYRYKYRYKHRYKYRFKYRHKYRYKYRYKYRFKYRYKYRYKYRYKYRYKYRYKYRYKYRYKYRYKYRYKYRYKYRYKYRFKYRYKYRYKYRYKYRYKYRYKYRYKYRYKHRFKYRYKYRYKYRYKYRYKCRYKHRYKYRYKYRYKYRYKYRYKYRYKYRYNYRYKYRFKYRYKYRYKYRYKYRYKYRYKYRYKYRYKYRYKHRYKHRYKHRYKYRFKYRYKYRYKHRYKYRYKYRYKYRYKYRYKYRYKYRYKHRYKHRYKHRYKYRFKYRYKYRYKHRYKYRYKYRYKYRYKYRYKYRYKYRYKNQ; this comes from the coding sequence ATGCGACAATATAAGTACCGATATAAGTACCGATTTAAGTACCGATATAAGTACCGATATAAGTACCGATATAAGTACCGATATAAGTACCGATATAATTACCGATTTAAGTACCGATATAAGTACCGATATAAGTACCGATTTAAGTACCGATATAAGTACCGATATAAGCACCGATATAAGTACCGTTATAAGTACCGATATAAGTACCGATATAAGTACCGATATAAGTATCGATATAAGTACCGATATAAGTACCGATATAAGTATCTATATAAGTACCGATTTAAGTACCGATATAAGTACCGATATAAGTACCGATATAAGTACCGATATAAGCACCGATATAAGTACCGATATAAGTATCGATATAAGTACCGATATAATTACCGGTATAAGTACCGATTTAAGTACCGATATAAGTACCGATATAAGTACCGTTATAAGTATCGATATAAGTACCGATATAAGTACCGATATAAGTACCGATATAAGTACCGATATAAGCACCGATATAAGTACCGATTTAAGTACCGACATAAGTACCGATATAAGTACCGATATAAGTACCGATTTAAGTACCGATATAAGTACCGATATAAGTACCGATATAAGTATCGATATAAGTACCGATATAAGTACCGATATAAGTACCGATATAAGTACCGATATAAGTACCGATATAAGTATCGATATAAGTACCGATATAAGTACCGATTTAAGTACCGATATAAGTACCGATATAAGTACCGTTATAAGTATCGATATAAGTACCGATATAAGTACCGATATAAGTACCGATATAAGCACCGATTTAAGTACCGATATAAGTACCGATATAAGTACCGATATAAGTACCGATATAAGTGCCGATATAAGCACCGATATAAGTACCGATATAAGTACCGATATAAGTACCGATATAAGTACCGATATAAGTACCGATATAAGTACCGATATAATTACCGGTATAAGTACCGATTTAAGTACCGATATAAGTACCGATATAAGTACCGATATAAGTACCGTTATAAGTATCGATATAAGTACCGATATAAGTACCGATATAAGTACCGATATAAGCACCGATATAAGCACCGATATAAGCACCGATATAAGTACCGATTTAAGTACCGATATAAGTACCGATATAAGCACCGATATAAGTACCGGTATAAGTACCGATATAAGTACCGATATAAGTACCGATATAAGTACCGATATAAGTATCGATATAAGCACCGATATAAGCACCGATATAAGCACCGATATAAGTACCGATTTAAGTACCGATATAAGTACCGATATAAGCACCGATATAAGTACCGGTATAAGTACCGATATAAGTACCGATATAAGTACCGATATAAGTACCGATATAAGTACCGATATAAGAACCAGTGA
- the LOC137390419 gene encoding uncharacterized protein, giving the protein MNYLGLNYVCGIYLLLFGGAAGNTVSNVQLILSHKKVQLGTTFKCYCATVSGSSNVTWYKRKGENNYTISIGTKVEPPFSETGRYSVRQWEYDSKPFELEITGARKADEGIIGCREGGDYDESELSILGGITELFVDMKPEGGREVPYKEPGDVVHFSQPLPEFGYTAKCHVQATTRNISVTIKIAGKEVPSELSAIDADPINSQALQERIFLQHRYIRNFKPGPELHLQKLECIAMSPNYPHVEFRNHVILNVEHKPEGHCEVTQPTDCSGSITVVCKAVYNPSFIFAKWYRESSPDTYYGYHHEGKGVLANYTTNGEYRATFTLRIYCSDDLPDEDTLWFDIGNLVGSVKLSMALSRPPPTSTVPTTSTKALTSSTVEMMLTNNYSYTENVDENSPAYSGDQEEDYLLPELPAYDELLPETSAHDELLTELLVDDEPQASSPTTEKNAINKTTPKSTTFLRGTHLMPYANICK; this is encoded by the exons ATGAATTATCTTGGCTTAAACTATGTTTGTGGCATCTACTTGTTGTTATTCGGAG GTGCTGCTGGGAATACAGTTTCAAATGTTCAGCTCATACTGTCACACAAAAAGGTACAGCTCGGTACAACCTTTAAATGTTATTGTGCTACTGTTAGTGGCTCAAGTAATGTAACCTGGTACAAGAGAAAAGGAGAGAACAACTACACCATTTCCATAGGCACCAAA GTAGAGCCACCATTCTCAGAAACAGGCAGATATTCTGTGAGACAATGGGAATATGACAGCAAACCCTTCGAGTTAGAAATTACAG GTGCTAGAAAAGCAGATGAGGGCATTATTGGCTGCAGAGAGGGAGGAGATTATGATGAGTCAGAGTTATCTATTCTGG GAGGCATCACAGAGCTCTTTGTGGACATGAAACCAGAAGGTGGAAGGGAAGTACCTTATAAAGAGCCTGGAGATGTTGTTCACTTTTCACAGCCCCTCCCTGAGTTTGGGTACACAGCTAAATGCCATGTCCAAGCCACCACAAGAAACATATCAGTCACAATAAAAATTGCTGGCAAGGAAGTTCCGT CTGAGTTGAGCGCCATCGACGCTGACCCTATAAACTCTCAAGCGCTGCAAGAAAGAATATTTTTGCAGCATCGATACATAAGGAACTTCAAACCGGGTCCAGAGCTGCACCTACAAAAGCTTGAGTGCATAGCCATGTCTCCAAACTACCCACACGTTGAGTTTAGGAACCATGTTATATTGAATGTGGAAC ACAAACCAGAAGGGCATTGTGAAGTAACTCAACCAACTGACTGCAGTGGCAGCATCACTGTCGTCTGCAAGGCAGTTTACAATCCAAGCTTTATATTCGCTAAATGGTATAGGGAGTCGTCTCCTGACACCTACTATGGGTACCACCATGAAGGGAAGGGCGTACTTGCCAACTACACT ACAAATGGAGAATACAGAGCGACCTTCACCTTACGTATTTACTGCTCAGATGATCTGCCTGATGAAGACACGCTATGGTTCGATATTGGTAACTTGGTAGGCAGTGTGAAACTTTCTATGGCCTTGAGCAGGCCACCTCCGACTTCTACTGTGCCCACTACCAGCACAAAGGCGTTGACTTCCTCCACAGTAGAAATGATGCTTACCAATAACTACAGTTATACTGAGAATG TAGATGAGAATTCTCCTGCCTATAGTGGTGACCAAGAAGAGGATTATTTGCTGCCAGAGCTGCCAGCATATGATGAACTGCTGCCAGAGACCTCTGCACATGATGAACTGCTGACAGAGTTATTAGTCGATGATGAGCCCCAAGCAAGTTCACCAACTACAGAAAAGAACGCGAtaaataagacaactccaaagagCACGACATTTCTTAGAGGTACTCATCTCATGCCTTATGCCAATATTTGTAAATAG